The Ornithinibacillus sp. 4-3 region GCAGAAAAACTTACGGAAGAAGATATGGCCCATCTTTTTGATATGTTTTATACAGTTGATCAAGCGAGAACAAGTGATAGGAAACAAACAGGGCTTGGATTATTTATTGCCAAAACAATTATTGAAAAGCACCGTGGCCTCATCTCTGCTCGTTTTGAAAATGAAAAGATCTATTTTGAGGTTGTTTTGCCAAAAGCTTAAGAAAAACTTAAGAAATTTCATCAGATTAATTTAAGTTCTTCTCTTCATACTGGTTTTATCGGTAAGGAGGAAGAGGAATTTGAAAAAGATAATTGCAATTATATTTATTTTACTTTGTGCGGTACTATTTTTTTATAATCGCATGCCTGCTTTTGAAGAAGAAATTTCATTAATTGAGCATTCTATTTCAGAAGGGCAACTTATTTTAGTGAACAAAGCAATAGCAGTTCAGTCTGAGCCAGATAATTTAAAATTACTTCCATCAGACTTTGCAGAAAATGTTGTTATTAATGAAGACTATTATTTACAAACCGAGGTTTTGCAATCATTGTTTGAGATGTTTGAAGCTGCCGCTGAGGATGGAGTAGAAAACTTTCAAATCAATAGTACTTATCGTAATCAAGAACAACAAGCAGGGCTTTTTGAAGAACATGGTTCGGATTATGCACTGCCAGCAGGCTATAGTGAACATCAAACAGGACTAGCCATTGATATTGGATCGACAGTAGATAGAATGGAAGATGCAAAAGAAGGGAAATGGCTCGCAAAAAATGCTGCAAACTTTGGTTTCATTTTACGTTATCCAGAGCATAAAATAGATATTACGGAAATTGCCTATGAACCATGGCATTTTCGCTATGTAGGATTACCACATAGTAAAATCATGCAGAAGAAAGATTTAGTCCTTGAGGAATATCTTGATTTTATAAAAAGAAAAGGATCTTACATGCAACGTATCCAAGGTGTGAAATACGTTGTACAGTACGTAGAAGAAGTAGAAGAGGCAAAAGCTCCTGTTGGTACATATGAAATATCTGGAAATAATGTGGATGGCTATATTATTACTACGAGATTGGAATAGTAGTATGTTAAAAGATTTAAAAACAACTTAATACTATATAAATTAAAATCCCCTTAAACATAGATAGAAATCTGTCGGTGGTTTAGGGGGATTTCTACGCATCTTCTATTTTTTCAACTACTATTTGGGTTGAGATACATTTTATTATTTATTTAACAGATTGAAAGAATTAGAAACCTAATTATATTGTAGCTTGTCATTTATCGTGTTTTTGACAGAAAACCCCCACTTCAAAGAACGAGAAATTCAATAACTTGGTAAATAAGTGGTACATGAATGTTGGTTGTCTATCGACAAAACACCTACTATCCTGGTCTGCCTTTGTAACTAAATTAGAATACAAAGCGAAATGGTACGATAAAACACTCGTGAAAATAAGTAGATGGTTTCCGTCTAGCCAGATCTGTTCCGATTGTGGACATCGAGCTGGCAAGAAAACGCTTGAAATCAGAAAATGGGCTTGTCCTGTTTGTCATGCACAGTACGATAGAGATATCAATGCTAGTAAAAATATCTTAGCGGAGGGTTTAAGTAGCTTAAACTCAGCTTAAATGAAATATAGAACCGTAGGGACTACGGGGATAGCTTGGTTCATAAGAGAAACCTCTGTTGACAAAGAAATACGTCAACAAGTAAGCCCTGTTCCCAAGAATCTCCCACTTCAATCAGATGTGAGGTCGATAAGTGGGGGTAGTTCAAGTATGAGTTAGTGAATTATATATTTTGAAATAGTGCAGTTGGCTTAGTAGTAATCAAATGAGTACAGAAGGAGGAGTATCTTGTCTATTCATTTAATTCCTATATTATC contains the following coding sequences:
- a CDS encoding zinc ribbon domain-containing protein; its protein translation is MNVGCLSTKHLLSWSAFVTKLEYKAKWYDKTLVKISRWFPSSQICSDCGHRAGKKTLEIRKWACPVCHAQYDRDINASKNILAEGLSSLNSA
- a CDS encoding D-alanyl-D-alanine carboxypeptidase family protein, which codes for MKKIIAIIFILLCAVLFFYNRMPAFEEEISLIEHSISEGQLILVNKAIAVQSEPDNLKLLPSDFAENVVINEDYYLQTEVLQSLFEMFEAAAEDGVENFQINSTYRNQEQQAGLFEEHGSDYALPAGYSEHQTGLAIDIGSTVDRMEDAKEGKWLAKNAANFGFILRYPEHKIDITEIAYEPWHFRYVGLPHSKIMQKKDLVLEEYLDFIKRKGSYMQRIQGVKYVVQYVEEVEEAKAPVGTYEISGNNVDGYIITTRLE